Proteins encoded in a region of the Flavobacteriaceae bacterium HL-DH10 genome:
- a CDS encoding LUD domain-containing protein, whose translation MSLFRKIFGSKSDRFEKELKSDNRGKYMPEIKLPIDERFTINFKSNGGKFLYCENLNEIFQNLENIIEENNWEDKKALLLDNNLENKFKKTSLKATKKISDATFFLTTCENLIANDGSLLISSKQIFEKKLQELPVNFIVFATTSQITETIGEGLRSIKSNNREKIPTNITTIKHFKSGDDKDFLSYGSSAKNLYLLLLEDL comes from the coding sequence ATGAGTCTTTTTAGAAAAATATTTGGTTCCAAATCTGATCGATTTGAAAAAGAACTAAAATCAGATAATAGAGGCAAATATATGCCCGAAATAAAACTACCAATAGATGAAAGGTTTACCATAAACTTTAAATCTAATGGTGGTAAGTTCTTGTATTGCGAAAATTTAAACGAAATATTTCAAAATTTAGAAAACATCATTGAAGAAAATAATTGGGAAGATAAAAAAGCATTGTTATTAGATAATAATCTTGAAAATAAATTTAAAAAAACCAGTTTAAAAGCAACTAAAAAAATAAGCGATGCTACTTTTTTCTTAACTACCTGCGAAAATTTAATTGCTAATGATGGGTCATTACTTATCTCTTCTAAACAAATATTTGAAAAAAAACTCCAAGAACTTCCAGTAAATTTTATTGTATTTGCAACAACTAGCCAAATTACCGAAACTATTGGTGAAGGTCTGCGAAGTATAAAATCTAATAACCGAGAAAAAATACCAACAAATATCACTACCATTAAACACTTTAAATCTGGTGATGATAAAGATTTCTTAAGTTATGGTAGCAGCGCTAAAAACTTATACCTATTACTTTTAGAAGACTTATAA
- a CDS encoding phosphatidate cytidylyltransferase, translating to MKEILIRSLSGLLYVTLLILGLQNKYALVVIFFVFGLISINEFQKLIHLKSFIPNIIFIVLFAVFGYWQLILKTNKGLDEITQILMVFSIFVELFLIKDLFSEKRTPLFSSKRFVLTTFYLSTAFVFLILIGNYYESYNPNILLGAFILVWVNDSFAYLVGKNFGKQKLFEKISPKKTVEGFLGGLLFSCIASYFIATFTQTLNFTNWLILSIIISVFGTLGDLIESKFKRQAQVKDSGVIMPGHGGLLDRLDSIIFAAPFIYLFLRILPYVS from the coding sequence ATGAAAGAAATTCTTATACGATCCCTTTCTGGTTTGCTTTATGTTACATTATTAATTCTAGGCTTACAAAACAAGTACGCATTAGTTGTAATCTTTTTTGTTTTCGGACTAATAAGCATCAACGAATTTCAAAAATTAATTCATCTAAAAAGTTTTATCCCAAACATTATTTTTATAGTCCTTTTTGCTGTTTTTGGGTATTGGCAATTAATTTTAAAAACAAATAAGGGTTTAGATGAAATTACTCAAATACTTATGGTATTTAGCATATTTGTAGAATTATTTTTAATTAAAGACTTGTTTTCAGAAAAAAGAACACCTCTTTTTAGTTCTAAACGTTTTGTGCTTACAACCTTCTATTTATCAACAGCATTTGTGTTTTTAATTCTGATAGGAAACTATTATGAATCCTACAATCCTAACATCTTATTAGGTGCATTTATCCTAGTTTGGGTTAACGATTCCTTTGCATATTTAGTTGGTAAAAATTTTGGCAAGCAAAAACTTTTTGAAAAAATATCACCAAAAAAAACTGTGGAAGGATTTCTTGGAGGCTTACTTTTTTCTTGTATTGCAAGCTATTTTATTGCTACCTTCACGCAGACTTTAAATTTCACAAATTGGCTTATACTTAGCATTATTATTAGTGTGTTTGGAACCTTAGGAGATTTAATAGAATCAAAATTTAAAAGACAAGCTCAAGTTAAAGACAGTGGCGTTATAATGCCAGGTCATGGTGGTTTGTTAGACCGATTAGATAGTATTATTTTTGCAGCACCATTTATATATTTATTTTTAAGAATTTTACCCTATGTTTCATAA
- a CDS encoding phosphatidylserine decarboxylase family protein has protein sequence MFHKEGHKIIFATFVFVVASFLLVDNFISTEWLQTLIMITLLVFLILILQFFRNPKRHTVLNDKQVVSPVDGKVVVIEEVFEKEYFKEKRLQVSVFMSPINVHVTRYPIGGHVIFSKYHPGKYLVAWHPKASEENERTTVVVENETYGKVLYRQIAGALAKRIVNYAKQNDKAIQGTDSGFIKFGSRVDLFLPLDTKIKVTLNQKVRGGESIIAEVHE, from the coding sequence ATGTTTCATAAAGAAGGACATAAAATTATATTTGCAACATTTGTATTCGTAGTTGCTTCGTTTTTACTAGTAGATAATTTTATCTCCACTGAATGGTTGCAAACGCTTATAATGATTACTTTATTAGTATTCTTAATACTTATACTCCAATTTTTTAGAAACCCTAAACGGCATACTGTTTTAAACGACAAACAGGTAGTTTCTCCAGTAGATGGTAAAGTTGTAGTTATTGAAGAAGTATTTGAAAAGGAATATTTTAAAGAAAAACGCTTGCAAGTTAGCGTGTTTATGTCTCCAATAAATGTTCATGTTACACGTTACCCAATTGGCGGACATGTTATATTTAGCAAATACCATCCAGGAAAATATTTAGTAGCATGGCATCCTAAAGCTAGTGAAGAAAACGAACGTACCACAGTGGTTGTAGAAAACGAAACTTACGGTAAAGTCCTTTACAGACAAATAGCAGGTGCTTTAGCAAAACGTATTGTAAATTATGCAAAACAAAACGATAAAGCCATACAAGGAACCGATTCTGGTTTTATTAAATTTGGATCTAGAGTGGATTTGTTTTTACCTTTAGACACCAAAATTAAAGTAACACTTAACCAAAAAGTTAGAGGTGGAGAAAGTATTATTGCAGAAGTTCATGAGTAG
- a CDS encoding acyl-CoA-binding protein yields the protein MSREELDIEFKEAVKRVNAHTEPFPADTLLKLYAYYKKATNDYGRPKSKEPIINAFKTNALFQAKNVSEDEAKQNYIDIVNNYFLYRE from the coding sequence ATGAGTAGAGAAGAACTAGATATAGAATTCAAAGAGGCGGTAAAGCGCGTTAATGCGCATACCGAACCATTTCCTGCTGACACCTTATTAAAGCTTTATGCTTACTACAAAAAAGCTACTAACGATTATGGAAGACCTAAAAGCAAAGAACCCATAATTAATGCTTTTAAAACAAATGCCTTATTTCAAGCTAAAAACGTTAGCGAAGATGAAGCTAAACAAAACTATATAGATATAGTAAACAATTACTTTTTGTATAGAGAATAA
- a CDS encoding pitrilysin family protein, with amino-acid sequence MKIKIQVFLLGLLFLLSCSKIAKENESGSFKVPVDYYTLENGLKVILSQDKTAPTIVIAVYYNIGFRIEPKDRTGFAHLFEHMMFQGSRNLGKMEFVKLIQQNGGVLNGSTRFDFTNYFEIVPSHKLETILWAEADRMKGLAITQDNLANQQGVVKNEVKVNVLNKPYGGFPWLDMPQYANENWYNAHNFYGDLEDLDSANLEDVQSFFSTYYSPNNAALSIVGDFETEEAKEWINKYFGGIPSVDLPKRPDISEPRQEIEKKFTKDDSLATKPATAVAYKMPERNTPEYYAMGLLDQILVQGNNSLLTQKLVKENGYTSNVNGGINYLGNMFNYNGPMVWMFNCTYDATTSEDSLIYSIDQVLAEVEKGVNQEMIDNAIVKIRSELYDDLGNYFGMGRADLLCSFALFDNDPARINQIEKEFKQITPKIMNKTVKEFLRKSNRTILTVNPLGSSQVSSTKL; translated from the coding sequence ATGAAAATCAAAATTCAGGTATTTCTATTGGGATTACTGTTTCTACTCAGTTGTTCAAAGATAGCTAAGGAAAATGAATCTGGTTCTTTTAAAGTTCCAGTGGACTATTATACGCTTGAGAATGGCCTTAAGGTAATTCTATCACAAGATAAAACGGCCCCCACCATTGTGATTGCAGTATATTATAACATAGGGTTTAGGATAGAGCCGAAAGACAGAACGGGTTTCGCTCATTTATTCGAACATATGATGTTTCAGGGGTCCCGGAATCTCGGAAAAATGGAGTTTGTAAAACTCATCCAACAAAATGGAGGTGTCCTCAACGGCTCAACCAGATTTGATTTCACGAATTACTTTGAAATTGTACCCTCTCATAAACTTGAAACGATACTATGGGCTGAAGCGGATCGAATGAAGGGGTTAGCTATTACACAGGACAACCTTGCCAATCAGCAAGGAGTCGTGAAGAACGAAGTAAAAGTAAATGTTCTTAATAAACCTTACGGTGGTTTCCCCTGGTTGGACATGCCTCAGTATGCCAACGAAAACTGGTATAATGCCCACAATTTTTATGGTGATTTAGAAGATTTGGATTCTGCTAATTTGGAAGATGTTCAAAGTTTCTTTTCTACTTACTATTCTCCCAACAACGCGGCATTATCAATTGTCGGTGATTTTGAAACTGAAGAGGCAAAAGAATGGATCAATAAATATTTTGGAGGGATACCTAGTGTAGATCTTCCCAAACGACCCGATATATCCGAACCTCGTCAAGAGATTGAGAAGAAGTTTACTAAAGATGACTCTCTTGCTACAAAACCAGCAACGGCTGTAGCCTACAAGATGCCAGAGAGAAATACGCCTGAGTATTATGCAATGGGGTTATTGGATCAGATACTAGTACAAGGAAATAACAGCCTTTTGACCCAAAAGCTAGTTAAAGAGAACGGTTACACCTCTAATGTTAACGGAGGGATTAACTATCTGGGTAACATGTTTAATTATAATGGACCAATGGTATGGATGTTTAATTGTACTTACGACGCTACAACTTCGGAGGACTCTCTAATATACTCAATTGATCAGGTACTTGCTGAAGTTGAAAAAGGAGTCAATCAGGAAATGATAGATAATGCAATCGTTAAAATTAGATCTGAACTATATGATGATTTAGGTAATTACTTTGGTATGGGACGAGCGGATTTACTTTGTAGTTTTGCTCTTTTTGATAACGACCCAGCACGGATTAACCAAATCGAAAAAGAGTTCAAACAAATAACTCCAAAAATAATGAATAAAACGGTAAAAGAATTTTTGAGAAAATCAAATCGAACTATCCTAACAGTAAATCCTTTAGGTAGCTCACAAGTTTCTTCAACCAAACTATAA